The following are from one region of the Arthrobacter sp. TMP15 genome:
- a CDS encoding MFS transporter, with translation MPKLKKRRLGVDDVNIVDGPMLKKALGGTVVGNTMEWYDVGVFGYLIATMGPVFLPDADPDVQTLFLLGTFAATFIARPLGGVVFGWLGDKVGRQKVLALTLIVMAASTFAVGLLPGYAQIGIWAAVLLVVVKLVQGFSTGGEYAGATTFVSEYAPDKRRGYFASILDLGSYMGFAIGASLVSVMQLTLGQEAMEAWGWRVPFLIAGPLGLIAIYFRLKIEESPQFQATLDANEEKSKSAAAGDENTSNGPVQLVKVYWRQVLLAMILVAAANTAGYALTSYMPTYLTESKGYDPVHGTILTIPILVAMALCIPLAGRLSDRIGRRPVLWIGALSTVVLATPAFMFISLGHIWSTLLGLALIAFPVTFYVSNLASSLPALFPTSSRYGGMGISYNFAVAIFGGTAPFVMKGLITLTGNDMMPAYYLMLTSTVGAIGIYFLRESSQKPLPGSMPSVASEAEARELVETQDENPLLDMDYLPFDETYEPPTPGTGIPITVGRPENSEN, from the coding sequence ATGCCTAAACTTAAAAAGCGCAGACTCGGTGTTGACGATGTAAATATTGTTGATGGCCCCATGCTCAAAAAGGCACTGGGTGGCACCGTTGTTGGAAACACCATGGAATGGTACGACGTCGGTGTGTTCGGCTACTTGATCGCCACCATGGGTCCAGTCTTCCTCCCAGATGCAGACCCGGACGTTCAGACGCTCTTCTTACTTGGTACCTTTGCTGCCACGTTCATAGCGCGCCCTCTGGGTGGCGTGGTCTTTGGTTGGCTCGGTGACAAAGTTGGGCGCCAAAAGGTACTGGCCCTGACGCTGATAGTCATGGCTGCCTCCACATTCGCCGTTGGTCTTCTGCCAGGCTATGCACAGATCGGAATCTGGGCTGCAGTGCTTCTGGTCGTGGTTAAGCTCGTCCAAGGCTTTTCAACAGGTGGCGAGTACGCAGGCGCTACAACGTTCGTCAGCGAATACGCCCCAGATAAGCGCCGCGGCTACTTTGCCAGCATCTTGGACCTCGGCAGCTACATGGGCTTTGCAATTGGCGCCTCGCTGGTCTCGGTGATGCAGCTAACTCTTGGCCAGGAAGCCATGGAGGCGTGGGGCTGGCGCGTCCCATTCTTGATCGCCGGTCCGTTGGGCCTGATTGCCATCTACTTCCGCCTCAAAATCGAGGAATCCCCCCAGTTCCAGGCAACTCTTGACGCCAACGAGGAGAAGTCAAAGTCTGCCGCCGCTGGCGACGAGAACACCTCAAACGGCCCCGTCCAACTGGTCAAGGTGTATTGGCGCCAGGTCCTGCTGGCGATGATCCTGGTGGCCGCAGCCAACACAGCGGGTTACGCTCTCACGTCCTACATGCCGACCTACCTGACCGAATCAAAGGGCTACGACCCCGTCCACGGAACCATACTCACCATCCCCATCTTGGTGGCGATGGCTCTGTGCATACCCCTGGCCGGACGTCTCTCCGATAGAATCGGACGCCGTCCCGTGCTGTGGATTGGTGCGCTGAGCACAGTGGTGCTGGCAACCCCAGCCTTCATGTTCATCAGCCTGGGGCATATCTGGTCCACTTTGCTCGGTTTGGCGCTCATCGCCTTCCCTGTAACGTTCTACGTCTCCAACCTGGCGTCCTCGCTGCCGGCACTGTTTCCGACCTCAAGCCGCTACGGTGGCATGGGCATCTCATACAACTTTGCCGTTGCAATTTTCGGTGGCACAGCACCCTTCGTCATGAAGGGTCTGATCACACTTACCGGCAACGACATGATGCCTGCCTACTATTTGATGTTGACATCAACAGTTGGTGCCATCGGCATTTACTTCCTGCGTGAATCCTCACAAAAGCCGCTACCTGGCTCCATGCCCAGCGTGGCTTCGGAAGCAGAAGCACGTGAGCTGGTTGAGACGCAGGATGAAAATCCATTGTTGGATATGGACTACTTGCCTTTCGATGAAACCTACGAGCCGCCAACTCCTGGCACAGGCATCCCGATCACCGTGGGCCGCCCGGAGAACTCCGAGAACTGA
- a CDS encoding SDR family NAD(P)-dependent oxidoreductase — MNRPTALITGATSGLGAEFAQQLGRAQHDLVLVARDVPRLEAKAVRLRNDFGVHVEVLPADLVTDDGVASVRARLADPARPVSVLVNNAGFSLLKPFEVNSIQDEIAHLRILAQTPMELMHAVLPGMLERGNGRIINVSSIAGFIPRGSYGAAKAWVINFNRFANLRYGAQGVKVSAVCPGFVHTEFHQRMGANMGGVRSWMWLNADQVVREGLIDNAAGKAVSIPSRRYATLMGLAKLLPDKALAAAGNRGR; from the coding sequence GTGAACCGGCCAACCGCGCTCATTACAGGTGCCACCTCGGGCTTGGGTGCCGAGTTTGCCCAACAGCTTGGCCGTGCCCAGCACGATTTAGTGCTGGTTGCCAGGGATGTGCCGCGCCTTGAAGCGAAGGCTGTACGGCTGCGAAATGACTTTGGCGTTCACGTGGAGGTTTTGCCAGCGGATTTAGTGACGGACGACGGCGTTGCCTCCGTTAGAGCCCGGCTGGCGGACCCTGCCCGGCCCGTCTCGGTGCTCGTGAACAATGCAGGCTTCAGTTTACTTAAACCATTTGAAGTCAACAGCATCCAGGATGAGATCGCGCACCTACGCATTCTGGCCCAAACTCCCATGGAGCTGATGCATGCTGTGCTCCCCGGGATGTTGGAACGCGGCAACGGGAGAATTATCAATGTTTCCAGCATTGCGGGGTTCATCCCCAGAGGCAGCTACGGTGCAGCGAAAGCTTGGGTAATCAACTTTAACCGCTTCGCGAACCTGAGATACGGTGCCCAGGGCGTAAAAGTGAGCGCCGTGTGCCCCGGATTTGTGCACACCGAATTCCACCAACGCATGGGTGCCAACATGGGCGGGGTTCGTTCCTGGATGTGGCTCAACGCGGATCAAGTGGTGCGTGAAGGGCTCATTGACAATGCAGCCGGCAAAGCAGTGTCAATCCCGTCAAGGCGTTATGCAACGCTGATGGGCTTGGCCAAACTGCTTCCTGACAAAGCTCTAGCGGCCGCGGGAAACCGCGGCCGCTAG
- a CDS encoding GNAT family N-acetyltransferase, producing the protein MSVNAAPDSDPFDATVRMTRNDSLHQYELFAANDLAVVITFEDLPGHVDLTHTVAQTGFEGRGLAKVLVRYALDDVVASGKRIIVHCSYVAHFIQKHPDLYTQYTDLPQEA; encoded by the coding sequence ATGAGTGTGAATGCAGCCCCAGATTCTGACCCCTTTGATGCAACGGTGCGGATGACCCGCAATGATTCTTTGCACCAGTATGAACTTTTTGCGGCCAACGATTTAGCCGTGGTCATCACCTTCGAGGATTTACCAGGGCACGTAGATCTCACCCATACGGTGGCCCAAACGGGCTTCGAAGGCCGGGGTCTGGCCAAAGTGCTGGTCCGGTACGCGCTCGATGACGTAGTGGCTTCGGGGAAGAGAATCATTGTGCACTGCTCGTATGTGGCTCACTTCATCCAAAAGCATCCCGATCTCTACACGCAGTACACCGACCTTCCCCAGGAGGCATAA
- a CDS encoding hydroxymethylpyrimidine/phosphomethylpyrimidine kinase: MTKHAPALALTIAGSEATGGAGAQADLKTFQELGVFGIVNLTCIVSFDPKDNWNHRFVPVDQQVIADQLEATLAAYGAGSGAPALLQTVKIGMLGSPATISTVETALKAASFKNVVLDPVLICKGQEPGHALDTDQALKNQILPLATFVTPNHFEAESLSGLKINNVQDLKDAARKIHEISGAAVLAKGGVRLEGADAVDVFFDGETLEVLSAPKVGNVAVSGAGCSLAAAVSAELARGATPLEAARTAKAFVTEGIKNRVVSGAPFTALWQGGAGA; the protein is encoded by the coding sequence ATGACCAAACATGCCCCCGCACTTGCCCTGACCATCGCCGGCTCCGAAGCAACCGGCGGTGCCGGAGCCCAGGCCGATCTTAAAACGTTCCAAGAACTGGGTGTATTCGGCATTGTTAATCTCACCTGCATTGTTTCCTTTGACCCTAAGGACAATTGGAACCACCGCTTTGTGCCGGTTGACCAGCAGGTTATTGCCGACCAGTTAGAGGCAACGCTGGCGGCCTATGGTGCCGGCTCCGGGGCGCCTGCACTGCTTCAGACGGTGAAGATAGGTATGTTGGGCAGCCCCGCCACTATCAGCACGGTTGAAACTGCGCTTAAAGCTGCGTCTTTCAAGAATGTTGTCCTTGACCCGGTTCTGATTTGCAAGGGCCAGGAGCCCGGGCATGCCCTTGACACCGATCAGGCCCTGAAAAATCAGATCCTGCCGCTGGCAACCTTCGTCACACCTAACCATTTTGAGGCGGAATCGCTGTCCGGTCTGAAGATTAACAACGTTCAGGATCTAAAAGATGCGGCCCGGAAGATCCATGAGATCAGTGGAGCAGCGGTGCTCGCCAAGGGTGGGGTGCGGCTGGAAGGTGCTGACGCCGTCGACGTCTTCTTTGATGGTGAAACTCTGGAAGTCCTCTCTGCCCCGAAGGTTGGCAACGTAGCCGTATCCGGTGCCGGTTGCTCACTGGCCGCCGCTGTGAGTGCTGAATTGGCCAGGGGTGCTACACCTTTGGAGGCTGCGCGCACGGCCAAGGCGTTTGTTACAGAAGGTATCAAGAACCGGGTTGTATCCGGCGCTCCGTTCACTGCTTTGTGGCAGGGTGGCGCCGGAGCGTAG
- a CDS encoding nuclease PIN — MKFRLFPQETAGLQALVSMAEHVLAGTHTLAELLGAGRSNFSSLTESLRQHEAASSANFATLLTTMRTSFINPLPREDLYALGRLLNETTEVLTGAGEIVELYTLDRVPSRVSDQLEILARQCELTLTAMKSLNDLDSLEDYWLEVLRLSKRADHTHRAVVSELLAAHSPTTFTKYRMLTDQFAAASHRIRAVATQVGSIIVKES; from the coding sequence GTGAAGTTTCGACTTTTCCCTCAGGAGACTGCCGGCCTTCAGGCTCTGGTAAGCATGGCCGAGCACGTCCTCGCCGGAACTCACACGTTGGCCGAACTCCTTGGGGCCGGGAGGTCCAATTTTTCCTCCCTCACGGAATCCTTGCGCCAGCACGAGGCCGCCTCCTCAGCCAATTTCGCCACCCTGCTGACCACCATGCGCACAAGTTTCATCAACCCACTGCCGCGTGAGGACCTCTACGCACTGGGACGGCTGCTGAACGAAACCACCGAAGTCCTCACAGGTGCTGGAGAAATCGTGGAGCTGTACACCCTGGACCGTGTTCCGTCCCGAGTCAGCGACCAGCTTGAGATCTTAGCGCGGCAGTGCGAACTGACCTTGACTGCCATGAAGTCCCTTAACGACTTGGACAGCCTGGAGGACTATTGGCTGGAGGTCTTGCGGCTATCCAAGCGGGCTGACCACACTCACCGCGCCGTTGTTTCTGAATTGCTTGCCGCTCACAGTCCCACAACTTTTACCAAGTACAGGATGCTGACAGACCAGTTCGCAGCAGCCAGCCACCGAATTCGTGCAGTGGCCACACAGGTCGGTAGCATCATCGTCAAGGAATCCTAA
- a CDS encoding inorganic phosphate transporter, translated as MITVLLSAVIVTAAIFAFLNGFRDASSAVALSVRTRALTPTVALLLAGLFNCLGAIASVALTATFAEKLFSVPEGRSGLILLLAALIGANLWGVYLWWRGFPSSSTHALISALVGASLGSTIIGQPPLEGIYATMLILVLVPLLVSPVVAFILGFLAVYPTSWAARNTAPNKVNQRTRQLQSVAGASVAFGHGLQDGQRTTAVVLFALIAAGTIGAGEIPLWVPIFTAAFLTIGTLFGGWRISYTLGHRLVRIDPMRGFVAQLVGAGLLFIGAIGLHMPLSTTHTVTAAIVGAGGNQRFAATNGRVLTRIAGAWVATPIACLLLGALFFLALAPLA; from the coding sequence TTGATCACCGTCCTGCTCAGTGCTGTGATCGTCACTGCAGCAATATTCGCGTTCCTGAACGGTTTTCGCGATGCCTCATCCGCCGTCGCACTTTCAGTGCGAACCCGCGCGCTAACGCCCACCGTGGCGCTGCTCTTGGCTGGTTTATTCAACTGTCTGGGTGCTATAGCTAGCGTGGCGCTGACGGCTACGTTCGCCGAGAAGCTGTTCTCGGTACCTGAAGGCCGCAGTGGTCTGATCCTGCTACTTGCAGCACTTATTGGCGCCAATTTATGGGGTGTCTACCTATGGTGGCGCGGCTTCCCATCATCCTCAACGCACGCCCTGATCAGTGCGCTCGTCGGGGCTTCCTTGGGTTCAACCATTATTGGGCAACCCCCGCTTGAAGGCATTTACGCCACCATGCTGATTTTGGTGCTGGTGCCGCTGCTGGTCTCCCCCGTCGTTGCTTTCATCCTTGGTTTCCTGGCTGTTTACCCCACATCTTGGGCCGCACGAAACACCGCACCCAACAAAGTAAACCAACGCACCCGGCAGTTACAGTCAGTTGCTGGAGCCTCAGTGGCATTTGGGCATGGGCTTCAGGACGGCCAACGCACGACGGCGGTTGTCTTGTTTGCCCTCATAGCCGCCGGCACCATCGGGGCTGGCGAAATACCCCTGTGGGTGCCGATCTTCACCGCCGCGTTTCTGACAATAGGCACACTATTTGGTGGCTGGCGGATCTCCTACACGCTGGGACACCGACTTGTCCGCATCGACCCCATGCGTGGATTTGTCGCCCAGCTGGTGGGCGCCGGGCTATTGTTCATTGGCGCCATTGGACTTCATATGCCCTTGTCCACAACCCACACTGTTACTGCCGCCATTGTCGGCGCCGGGGGGAATCAGCGCTTTGCAGCCACCAACGGACGGGTGCTGACCCGGATTGCCGGGGCCTGGGTAGCAACTCCCATTGCCTGCCTGCTCCTGGGCGCGCTGTTCTTCCTGGCCCTGGCACCACTGGCGTAA
- the pstB gene encoding phosphate ABC transporter ATP-binding protein PstB, producing the protein MSKRIDVSDLNVYYGDFRAVEDVSITLDAKSVTAFIGPSGCGKSTFLRTLNRMHEVIPGARVEGKVLLDGDNLYADGVDPVTVRSQIGMVFQRPNPFPTMSIRDNVLAGVKLNSRRMPKSDADALVEKSLRSANLWNEVKDRLEKPGSGLSGGQQQRLCIARAIAVSPDVILMDEPCSALDPISTLAIEDLINELKDEYTVVIVTHNMQQAARVSDKTAFFNIAGTGKPGKLIEFAETAAIFNNPSEKSTEDYVSGRFG; encoded by the coding sequence ATGTCCAAACGTATTGATGTCAGCGATTTGAACGTCTACTACGGTGATTTCCGTGCCGTGGAGGACGTCAGCATCACTCTCGACGCCAAGAGCGTCACAGCATTCATTGGCCCGTCAGGCTGCGGCAAGTCAACGTTCCTGCGCACCTTAAACCGCATGCACGAGGTCATCCCGGGTGCGCGCGTAGAGGGGAAGGTTCTGCTCGACGGGGACAACCTCTACGCCGACGGCGTCGACCCAGTGACCGTGCGCAGCCAGATCGGCATGGTGTTCCAGCGACCCAACCCGTTTCCCACCATGAGCATCCGTGACAACGTGCTGGCAGGGGTCAAGTTGAACAGCCGCCGCATGCCCAAATCCGATGCCGATGCACTCGTGGAGAAATCCCTCCGCAGCGCCAACCTGTGGAACGAGGTCAAGGATCGTCTGGAGAAGCCCGGCTCCGGCCTCTCCGGTGGTCAGCAGCAGCGCCTGTGCATCGCCCGCGCCATAGCGGTATCACCGGATGTAATCCTGATGGACGAGCCCTGCTCGGCCCTTGACCCCATCTCCACGCTCGCTATTGAGGACCTCATTAACGAGCTCAAGGACGAGTACACGGTGGTGATCGTGACGCACAATATGCAGCAGGCCGCCCGTGTTTCTGACAAGACAGCGTTCTTCAACATTGCAGGCACCGGGAAACCGGGCAAGCTCATCGAGTTCGCCGAGACGGCAGCGATCTTCAATAACCCGAGCGAGAAGTCAACCGAAGACTACGTCTCCGGCCGCTTCGGTTAG
- the pstA gene encoding phosphate ABC transporter permease PstA — protein MMATLMTERKRSALTRGHLPRYTPYVIGGSAIVVAAALMSLIGFNVFGWAVLSAVLFAAGNVTSAAVVEGRRKATDKLATSLVVGAFLVALLPLISVIWTVLINGVPGLLTPGFLSTSMNGVTGAVDNASVKDGTPVLGGVYHALIGSVLITLWATLISVPVGLLTAIYLVEYSGDNYFSKVITFLVDVMTGIPSIVAGLFAAAFFAMIMGPGTKTGFVAAVALSVLMIPVVVRSSEEMLKIVPNELREAAYALGVRKWRTILKIVIPTAISGIASGVTLAIARVIGETAPLLVTAGFASSINMNVFAGWMSSLPTFIYTQIMTPTSPSNSDPSTQRAWAAALLLIILVMLLNLGARLVARLFAPKTGR, from the coding sequence CTGATGGCCACGCTCATGACCGAACGCAAACGATCGGCGCTGACCCGCGGTCACTTGCCGCGCTACACCCCTTATGTGATCGGCGGCAGCGCCATTGTGGTGGCCGCAGCACTCATGTCACTGATCGGATTCAACGTCTTTGGCTGGGCCGTGCTTTCGGCGGTGCTGTTTGCTGCAGGAAACGTCACCAGCGCTGCAGTTGTTGAAGGCCGCCGGAAGGCAACAGACAAACTAGCCACCTCACTTGTTGTGGGCGCATTCCTGGTGGCGTTACTGCCGCTTATCTCAGTCATCTGGACGGTACTTATCAACGGTGTGCCGGGCCTGCTGACACCTGGATTCCTGAGCACCTCAATGAATGGCGTGACAGGTGCCGTGGATAATGCCTCGGTCAAGGACGGTACTCCCGTCCTTGGTGGTGTCTACCACGCCCTGATCGGCTCGGTTCTGATCACTCTCTGGGCAACTTTGATCTCGGTGCCTGTAGGGCTGCTGACAGCCATCTATCTTGTGGAATACAGCGGCGACAACTATTTCTCAAAGGTCATCACCTTCCTGGTAGACGTCATGACAGGGATTCCTTCGATCGTTGCCGGCTTGTTCGCCGCGGCCTTCTTCGCCATGATCATGGGGCCGGGGACCAAGACCGGGTTCGTGGCCGCAGTCGCCCTTTCAGTGCTCATGATCCCTGTGGTTGTTCGCTCGAGCGAGGAAATGCTTAAAATCGTGCCCAACGAACTTCGGGAAGCGGCGTATGCACTGGGTGTGCGCAAGTGGCGCACCATTCTCAAGATCGTCATTCCGACGGCGATCTCGGGTATCGCTTCCGGTGTGACCTTGGCGATCGCCCGGGTCATTGGGGAAACAGCACCACTACTTGTCACGGCCGGGTTCGCCTCCTCCATCAACATGAACGTTTTTGCCGGTTGGATGTCATCCCTGCCCACGTTTATCTACACGCAGATCATGACGCCCACCTCGCCGTCAAACTCGGATCCCTCCACGCAGCGTGCCTGGGCTGCGGCGCTGTTGTTGATCATCCTTGTCATGCTCCTGAACCTTGGTGCCCGCCTGGTGGCCCGCCTCTTTGCGCCGAAAACCGGCCGCTAA
- the pstC gene encoding phosphate ABC transporter permease subunit PstC, which translates to MSTTKLEPKAAGQARTGRIGDKVFSSAALAAGALIVAVLFAVALFLVVQALPTFSAPSSDISGGEGFFSYIYPIVIGTLIAATIALLIATPIGVAVALFISHYAPRSLARGLGYVVDLLAAIPSVIYGAWGASFLASQLKTPYAWLAENAGWIPIFGGPASGTGKTILTAGIVLAVMVLPIIASLTREIFLQAPMLHQEAALALGATRWEMVRMAVLPFARGGIISAVMLGLGRALGETMAVALVLSSGPLIASLIRSGNQTIAAEIALNFPEAFGLRMHELIAAGLVLFLITLVVNMVARWIINRHKEFSGAN; encoded by the coding sequence TTGTCCACCACAAAGCTCGAACCGAAAGCAGCTGGGCAAGCCCGGACGGGCCGCATTGGAGACAAGGTTTTCTCCAGTGCGGCCCTAGCCGCGGGCGCGCTGATTGTTGCCGTGCTGTTTGCCGTAGCCCTGTTCCTTGTTGTTCAGGCACTGCCAACCTTTAGCGCACCATCCTCCGATATCAGCGGTGGTGAGGGGTTCTTCTCCTACATCTACCCGATCGTTATTGGTACGCTCATCGCAGCCACGATCGCCCTGCTCATTGCCACACCCATTGGGGTGGCTGTGGCATTGTTCATCTCCCACTACGCTCCGCGCAGTCTCGCTCGAGGGTTGGGATATGTGGTGGACCTTCTGGCGGCCATCCCATCAGTTATCTACGGCGCCTGGGGTGCCAGTTTCTTGGCATCCCAACTAAAGACACCGTACGCGTGGTTGGCTGAAAACGCCGGCTGGATTCCAATCTTTGGCGGGCCTGCATCTGGAACTGGAAAAACTATCCTGACGGCCGGTATCGTCCTGGCTGTCATGGTGCTTCCCATCATTGCCTCACTAACCCGCGAAATTTTCCTGCAGGCACCAATGCTGCATCAGGAAGCGGCGTTGGCGTTGGGGGCAACACGGTGGGAAATGGTCCGTATGGCTGTTCTTCCCTTTGCTCGCGGCGGCATCATTAGCGCCGTCATGCTGGGTCTGGGCCGTGCACTGGGTGAAACCATGGCCGTGGCGCTTGTCCTCTCCTCCGGCCCGTTGATCGCCTCCTTGATCCGTTCCGGCAACCAAACAATTGCCGCTGAGATCGCACTGAACTTTCCTGAAGCCTTCGGTCTGCGCATGCACGAACTCATCGCTGCCGGACTCGTATTGTTCCTCATTACGCTGGTGGTTAACATGGTGGCTCGATGGATCATCAACCGTCACAAAGAATTCTCGGGAGCCAACTGA
- the pstS gene encoding phosphate ABC transporter substrate-binding protein PstS — MKSLHIGRVAAVLTVGALALTACGTDAVVDSGSGATTPANAGPSVTGTLTGTGASSISAAMDAWKAGFESSNSNAKIQYSPEGSGAGRKALIAGAVQFAGSDAYLKDEELVSAQEKCGPDGAINIPWYISPIAVAFNVEGVKTLKLDAGTIAKIFRGDIKNWNDEAIKAANPEATLPDLAITPVHRSDNSGTTENFTDYLAAAADSVWTDKKSGDWPASLPGENAKGTSGVVKTVTETAGAITYADDSAVTDALGKAELKVGDSFVAVTAEAAAKAVDAAKMVEGRSANDLSLKLDRKTTAPGAYPAILVSYGVFCAHYPDAATTDLVKAFGNFVLSDEGQKQSAAAAKSAPLSAELAGKAKAAIDSISVAK, encoded by the coding sequence GTGAAGTCACTTCACATTGGCCGCGTGGCAGCAGTTCTCACTGTTGGCGCATTGGCACTGACAGCTTGCGGTACCGACGCAGTGGTGGACTCCGGCAGCGGAGCAACGACTCCGGCAAACGCTGGCCCCTCCGTCACCGGCACTCTGACCGGCACCGGCGCAAGCTCCATCTCCGCAGCCATGGACGCCTGGAAGGCCGGCTTCGAGTCCTCGAACTCAAATGCCAAGATCCAGTACTCCCCGGAAGGCTCCGGCGCCGGGCGCAAAGCCTTGATCGCAGGAGCCGTGCAGTTCGCTGGCTCGGATGCGTATCTGAAGGATGAAGAGCTAGTCTCCGCACAGGAAAAGTGTGGTCCGGACGGCGCCATAAACATCCCCTGGTACATCTCACCGATCGCTGTCGCGTTCAACGTTGAAGGCGTCAAGACGCTCAAGCTCGACGCCGGCACCATTGCGAAGATCTTCCGCGGGGACATCAAGAACTGGAATGACGAAGCCATCAAGGCCGCCAACCCAGAGGCAACTCTGCCCGACCTGGCCATCACGCCCGTGCACCGCTCCGATAACTCGGGCACCACCGAGAACTTCACTGACTACCTGGCGGCAGCAGCTGACAGCGTATGGACCGATAAGAAGTCCGGCGACTGGCCCGCATCGCTACCCGGTGAGAATGCCAAGGGCACCTCGGGCGTTGTCAAGACTGTTACTGAAACCGCTGGTGCCATCACATACGCTGATGACTCCGCTGTAACCGATGCTCTTGGCAAGGCCGAACTGAAGGTTGGAGACTCCTTCGTTGCCGTCACCGCCGAGGCAGCAGCCAAGGCAGTAGACGCAGCCAAGATGGTTGAAGGACGCTCTGCTAACGATCTGTCCCTGAAGCTGGACCGCAAGACAACTGCTCCGGGCGCTTACCCCGCAATCCTGGTCTCCTACGGTGTGTTCTGCGCCCATTACCCGGACGCCGCCACCACCGATCTGGTGAAAGCCTTTGGCAACTTTGTCCTTAGCGATGAGGGTCAGAAGCAGTCCGCAGCTGCGGCTAAGAGTGCGCCACTGTCCGCTGAGCTGGCCGGCAAGGCCAAAGCAGCAATCGACTCTATCAGCGTCGCCAAGTAA